In Silene latifolia isolate original U9 population chromosome X, ASM4854445v1, whole genome shotgun sequence, the following proteins share a genomic window:
- the LOC141623446 gene encoding uncharacterized protein LOC141623446 encodes MRAMVRPELMEKGTSPGAVGPGLLLEAWVYSYFPGLAPKRTEPLERAYPVVRDWVMCRTKSKRSSHNVYRRDVNALQLSSWVPRPWAEYAGAPPFVAEVLRPRSPSRLLLWTSMGPVWYLGERLARQCFRGALTVPVDPPRTMFREPSEAEREADLVGASGDDLLLPGEDYSAFLYGRLAYWPVVEVEAAGIEPPVYPETLEYTDATGRTTISELRDFDVAVTDAGLDDWQHLIRRVAPSRFVALWRVANRLRATAIEALVGGRGRQFV; translated from the exons atgagggccatggttcgtccggagttgatggagaaggggacttctcctggtgccgttggacctgggctactgttggag gcgtgggtgtactcttacttcccgggcctcgcgcccaagaggacggagccactggagagggcctatcccgtggtgagggactgggtcatgtgtcggacgaagagcaagcgttcttctcacaacgtctaccggcgggatgtgaacgctcttcagctgagcagc tgggtgcccagaccttgggcggagtacgctggagcgcctccttttgtcgctgaggtccttcgacctaggagcccgagtcggctgttgctgtggacgtcgatgggtcctgtgtggtatctgggcgagcgtttagcccgtcagtgctttcggggcgcgttgacggttcccgtcgatcctcctaggacgatgttcagggagccttctgaggctgagagggaggcagacTTGGTTGGTGCCAGCGGCGatgaccttcttctgcctggtgaggactactcggcgttcctttacgggaggttggcgtactggccagtggtg gaggttgaggcggcgggcatcgagcccccagtgtaccccgagacccttgagtacactgacgcgactgggaggacgacgatctccgagctgcgtgactttgacgtagctgtgacggatgctggcttagatgactggcagcatctgattcggagg gtcgcgccatctcggtttgtggcactatggagggtggccaaccggctacgagctacggccattgaggcactcgtcggcggtcgaggtcgtcag tttgtttga
- the LOC141623447 gene encoding uncharacterized protein LOC141623447 has translation MFREPSEAEREADLAGANGDDLLLPGEDYSAFLYGRLAYWPVVEVEAAGIEPPVYPETLEYTDATGRTTISELRDFDVAVTDAGLDDWQHLIRRVAPSRFVALWRVANRLRATAIEALVGGRGRQFV, from the exons gcagacttggctggtgccaACGGCGatgaccttcttctgcctggtgaggactactcggcgttcctttacgggaggttggcgtactggccagtggtg gaggttgaggcggcgggcatcgagcccccagtgtaccccgagacccttgagtacactgacgcgactgggaggacgacgatctccgagctgcgtgactttgacgtagctgtgacggatgctggcttagatgactggcagcatctgattcggagg gtcgcgccatctcggtttgtggcactatggagggtggccaaccggctacgagctacggccattgaggcactcgtcggcggtcgaggtcgtcag tttgtttga